In bacterium, the sequence TATGCGATGCGCATGACGGAGATTCGCGTGAGACCCTCAAAGATCTCGTAGCAGAAAGAAAGGGGCTCAGAGGATGGGAGACGTGGGCACGTATCGTCACAGAACAGCTGACGGCTGAAAAAATTACAGGAGAGCAAACTGCCTCAACGCTCGACCAAGTAAAACCACAGGAGCTTGCATCGGAAAGACCTATCCCGACCATGGTTCACACTACAAGTAATCCGGTGGTATCTGAAGGAAGACGGAACCAAGAGTTGACGCTATCAAATAAGAGTTCCTCCTCGGCCCCAGAACATATAATTTCAGCCCCACCTGCGGAGAGCCTCACTATACAACTCAGTCGTAATGCTGGGGCGCTGAATGGCACAAAATCTCCAGAGGCTGGCACAACGCAAGGGCAGCAAGAGGCAGGAAATGAGAATCTCAGAGCGATTCAAGGGGGATAGCGACTCTTTTCCCCTTGAGTACTGGAATAATAACAATTTTTCTCTGTCTTTTCAGGCGTCTCTCGCATCTTATCAGAGAACGGCTCTAGAGCTTCATTTACAGGAAACGAATAGAAAAAAAAGTAAGAAAGAAAAAAAATGACTGCGCACTCCAAACCCCAAGAAGAACAAGAACAGATTCGCAAAGAACGAAAGGGGCGTCGTAAGCACCTTGACGAGCGCTTACGTAACCTACACCAGAGAGCTCTGGTTATTGAACAACAACTCCGTGAACTTGAAGACGGGCAATTTTATAGAGTCTGCATTTTTGGTAGCGCAAGAATCAAACCTGATAGCGTTGAATATGATGAGGCATTCTCTTTAGCTCGAATGCTAGCCTGGGAGGGAATCGATATTCTGACTGGTGGTGGTCCTGGACTCATGGAAGCTGCAAATAAAGGAGCGAAGCTCGGTCAAGAAGAGAAGCAATCGAAAAGCATGTCATTCGGCCTGTCGATTGAGCTTGATTTTGAACCTGAACCAAATCACCACTTAGACGTAAAACGGCATCATCATAAATTCTCATCACGCCTTGATGACTTCATGCGCCTTTCAAATAGCATCGTAGCAACACCCGGCGGCATTGGAACTCTGCTTGAACTTTTTTTCTCATGGCAACTTATACAGGTAAAACACCTATCTCCGCGCCCAATTGTGTTAATGGACAAAAGTTTTTGGTCTGGAGTAATCGATTGGATGAGAGATGTAGTACTTGCTCGTGGGCTAGTCAGCGCTAAAGACTTTGATGTTATTACGATTGCAGATACCCCTGAAGAAGTCTTTCAGGCCATCTCAGAACATCATCAAAAATTCATGCTCGAACACAAGAAGTAGCCTTACGTCTACGAACACAGTATCTGCGAGCACGGCATACCTCCTTCTTATCTAATGCGTTCGCGGGCTTATCTCATGCGTTAGCGGGTTAGTTACGACTGTACTGAGCTATCCACTGAAGCATAATTTTCGCCCAAGCTTGAAAAGAACCGTGTCGATTCTTCCGCTCCCTACCGAGCTGACGAATAAATTCCTCCTCGTCATATTTTCCCTGAGATACTGCATAGAGTTGAGTGCGTAGAGAATGAACTCTCTCACGTGTTTCACAATCTACAAATGTCTCTACTGCTCTTTGATCGGAGGAGCCGACGTTACAGTACGTACTGAGCCAGTAATGAATTTCAGAGTAATACGGCATCGTTCATGTTATTCAGAAAAACGATCTTCTCGCGTAGCGTTTCGTCTCCCTTTCTGAGAATATTCTTCGTATAGTAGCAGAAAGAGGGAAACTCAACACCTCTCTTGTATAACATCTTATGAGAAAGAAAGACGTCCAAAGGGCTCAAATCAAGGAGAAGCGAGAGGAGTATCGCAACCAAGGACTCCGTGTAGGATTTACCTCTGGAGTTTTTGATCTGCTACACCGAGGACATATTGACTATCTTCAGGCTGCTAAACGTGAGTGTGATATTCTGATAGTAGCAGTGAATAGCGACGATTCAGTTCGAGCACTAAAGGGCGATTCACGCCCCATACAGTCAGAGACAGATCGATGTGCTATCATCCAAGCCTTGGAAGTAGTTGATCACGCCTTCATCTTTGAAGAAAAGAACAATAATCTCAACATTACAGAACTT encodes:
- a CDS encoding LOG family protein; amino-acid sequence: MTAHSKPQEEQEQIRKERKGRRKHLDERLRNLHQRALVIEQQLRELEDGQFYRVCIFGSARIKPDSVEYDEAFSLARMLAWEGIDILTGGGPGLMEAANKGAKLGQEEKQSKSMSFGLSIELDFEPEPNHHLDVKRHHHKFSSRLDDFMRLSNSIVATPGGIGTLLELFFSWQLIQVKHLSPRPIVLMDKSFWSGVIDWMRDVVLARGLVSAKDFDVITIADTPEEVFQAISEHHQKFMLEHKK